From Calothrix sp. PCC 6303, a single genomic window includes:
- a CDS encoding ATP-binding cassette domain-containing protein translates to MKLSHELIPAASLNLNEVTIDVRGLYKHYGKTIAIRGLDLQIRRGELFGLIGPDGAGKTTTFNILGGVMEATAGDAKILGLPARDARNYTGYLTQQFSLYPDLSVDENIYYSAGLRLVPENQLEARRTKYLKLMQLDSFGDRLAGRLSGGMKQKLALCCALIAEPQVLLLDEPTTGVDTIARREFWDILAGLTAQNITVLVATPDLDEAERCDRVALIYNGQIQQMGSPAELKGNLGLHRLIIRTSQLIQAEKALIVTGEIVEVSTLGDRIEVLVKDVKSGIAFVRDRLTQNNVQFEEIQPESPTLENVFTTLLRQKGSVPKSLAFPRVKSLAISEPAKAKIAISAHNLNRVFGSFHAVVDLNLDIRYGDVYGLLGANGAGKTTAIKMLCGLLPISSGEISLAGETGNLRSAELRQRIGYMSQKFTLYDDLTILENLQFYSGVYGIPPRQQREKISWVLSISGLEGQEHLLTRQLPGGWKQRVAFGASVIHEPEILFLDEPTSGVDVLARQQFWQLINDFARHGTAILVTTHYMNEAEQCSRMCFMVAGRKVAEGSASEIKAAQPGQLFELKIGELQGSYDRLRQFLEPWRVSIFGDRLHVVLDHPTAELPQVRSYLQSANLSLTDIQPMPFSLEDAFIGEVQRAGGAPP, encoded by the coding sequence ATGAAGCTTTCCCATGAGTTAATTCCTGCTGCTTCTCTAAACTTAAATGAGGTGACAATCGACGTTCGGGGACTCTACAAACACTATGGTAAAACCATTGCAATTCGCGGACTCGATCTGCAAATCCGCCGTGGCGAATTGTTTGGATTGATTGGGCCTGACGGTGCAGGTAAGACAACCACATTCAATATTTTGGGTGGCGTGATGGAAGCAACCGCAGGCGATGCTAAAATTCTGGGATTACCTGCCCGTGATGCGCGAAATTACACTGGATATCTCACTCAACAATTTTCTCTTTATCCTGATCTGAGTGTGGATGAAAATATCTATTACAGTGCAGGATTACGACTTGTCCCCGAAAATCAACTTGAAGCGCGACGCACCAAATATCTTAAGTTGATGCAACTCGATTCATTTGGCGATCGCCTTGCCGGTCGTCTTTCTGGTGGGATGAAGCAAAAGTTAGCTTTGTGCTGTGCATTAATTGCTGAACCGCAAGTATTATTACTGGATGAGCCAACAACTGGAGTCGATACCATTGCTAGGCGTGAGTTTTGGGACATTCTGGCTGGATTAACTGCCCAAAATATTACCGTACTGGTTGCGACACCTGATTTAGATGAAGCCGAACGCTGCGATCGCGTGGCATTAATTTACAACGGACAAATTCAGCAAATGGGTTCTCCCGCAGAACTCAAGGGGAATTTAGGCTTGCATCGCTTGATTATCCGCACTTCGCAGCTAATTCAAGCAGAAAAAGCACTGATTGTCACAGGTGAAATTGTAGAGGTTTCCACATTAGGCGATCGCATTGAAGTTTTGGTGAAAGATGTGAAATCGGGAATTGCCTTTGTGCGCGATCGCTTGACTCAAAACAATGTACAGTTCGAGGAAATTCAACCAGAATCACCCACACTAGAGAACGTTTTCACCACACTGTTACGCCAAAAAGGTTCTGTACCAAAATCTCTGGCATTTCCGCGAGTCAAAAGCTTGGCAATATCTGAACCTGCAAAGGCGAAAATAGCCATCTCTGCACATAATCTCAATCGCGTTTTTGGTTCTTTTCACGCCGTTGTGGATTTGAATCTTGATATCCGCTATGGCGATGTTTATGGACTTCTGGGGGCGAATGGAGCCGGAAAAACCACCGCTATCAAAATGCTGTGTGGACTATTACCAATTAGTTCTGGCGAAATTTCCCTGGCTGGAGAAACAGGCAATCTTCGCAGTGCAGAATTGCGGCAACGCATCGGCTATATGAGTCAGAAGTTCACCCTCTACGATGATTTAACAATTCTGGAAAATTTGCAGTTCTATAGTGGGGTGTATGGCATTCCACCCCGTCAGCAGCGAGAAAAAATTAGTTGGGTGTTATCCATTTCGGGATTAGAAGGACAAGAACATTTACTGACAAGACAACTTCCCGGTGGATGGAAGCAACGGGTAGCATTTGGTGCATCCGTCATCCATGAACCGGAAATTTTGTTTTTAGATGAACCAACTTCGGGCGTAGATGTTTTAGCACGTCAGCAATTTTGGCAATTGATTAATGATTTTGCTCGACATGGGACAGCAATTTTGGTGACAACCCATTATATGAACGAAGCGGAACAATGTAGCCGGATGTGTTTTATGGTTGCAGGGCGGAAAGTTGCCGAAGGTTCTGCCAGTGAGATTAAAGCCGCACAACCTGGTCAATTATTTGAGTTAAAAATTGGCGAACTCCAAGGAAGTTACGATCGCTTACGGCAATTTCTCGAACCTTGGCGTGTCTCCATTTTTGGCGATCGCCTCCACGTTGTTCTCGATCATCCTACCGCAGAACTGCCCCAAGTGCGGTCATATCTGCAATCGGCAAATCTCTCTCTTACAGATATTCAACCCATGCCATTTTCCTTAGAAGATGCGTTTATTGGGGAAGTGCAACGAGCCGGAGGTGCGCCGCCATGA
- a CDS encoding Crp/Fnr family transcriptional regulator, with translation MLNPILTVSIFQKKSVPKAFSAGQVIFEEGQLGDEMYGILEGEVDILVNGKIVETIETGEVFDVGVLVGVKNRTYTAIAKVNSKLVFLDEREFLFAVQETPMFAVEVMKSYSKRLSRL, from the coding sequence ATGCTAAATCCTATATTAACAGTCAGTATTTTTCAAAAAAAATCTGTTCCTAAAGCATTTTCCGCAGGACAAGTCATCTTTGAAGAAGGACAGCTTGGTGATGAAATGTATGGCATTCTCGAAGGAGAGGTAGATATATTAGTCAATGGCAAAATTGTAGAAACCATTGAAACGGGTGAAGTTTTTGACGTGGGGGTACTTGTAGGAGTCAAAAATAGAACTTATACAGCGATCGCCAAGGTAAATAGCAAACTGGTTTTTCTTGATGAGAGAGAGTTTCTCTTTGCCGTTCAGGAAACACCTATGTTTGCTGTAGAGGTGATGAAAAGTTACTCAAAGCGTCTGAGTCGCTTATAG
- a CDS encoding cation-translocating P-type ATPase, with protein sequence MVEHAQHLNTVADLSEQEANGLPSATAIARLKDEGYNELPSARSRTILSFVWETVQDPIFLLLVGGGIIYWILGDLQEAMILLGFVFFITGISLYQEGKTEHALEALRDLSSPRALVIRDGERKRIAGREVVRGDILVLAEGDRISADAMMLSCTNFSTDESLLTGESLPVRKIAAACTVEMARPGGDDLPFVYSGTLVVQGQGIAQVQAVGAQTEMGKIGNALQKVKPEPTPLQQEMTRLVSRLFGIALLLCVAIVVIYGITRGDWLKGFLAGITLAMAILPNEFPVVVTIFLALGAWRISQKHVLARRASAVETLGSATVLCVDKTGTLTLNQMAVQQLFAYNQAENPHPYNLELHLRELLPEAFHELVEFCILASQRDPFDPMEKAFKQLGDRYLAHTEHLHNDWILLREYPLSPQLLAMSHVWQSADGQQYEIAAKGAPEAIADLCHFTPQQQKILAAQISEMADQGLRVLGVAKASLVDAPPPFLPPHPSLNPHHLPDEQHDFPFQFLGLVGLSDPVRPNVAAAIQECYTAGIRVVMITGDYPGTAQTIARQIGLMQMGAILTGSELDLMSDLELQQRIQSTNIFARAVPEQKLRLVNALKSQGEVVAMTGDGVNDAPALKSAQIGIAMGQRGTDVARESAALVLLDDDFSSIVQAVKMGRRIFDNLRKAMAYLLAIHIPIAGMSLIPVLFKLPLVLLPVHVAFLHLIIDPACSIVLEAEPAEATVMQRPPRNPKEPLFGKKTLALAMLQGLGILAIALVVFVVALYRRQGELDARALTFTTLILANLGLILSESSSSRLSLKILKSPNNALWWVIGGGLAFLAFVLYVPFLRQLFSFSFLHPIDLAICLGGGAIALLWFEQLKFLNRPQRIIQSKSRKPIPENL encoded by the coding sequence ATGGTTGAACATGCACAGCATCTCAATACTGTAGCTGACTTATCTGAGCAAGAAGCGAACGGTTTGCCGTCTGCGACAGCGATCGCTCGGCTCAAAGATGAAGGCTACAATGAACTCCCCTCGGCTCGCTCTCGCACTATTTTATCGTTTGTGTGGGAAACCGTTCAAGATCCGATCTTCCTGTTATTGGTCGGTGGTGGTATCATTTATTGGATTTTAGGCGACCTACAGGAAGCCATGATTTTACTGGGTTTCGTCTTCTTCATCACAGGGATCAGTCTTTACCAAGAAGGTAAAACCGAACATGCCCTAGAAGCCTTGCGCGACCTTTCCAGTCCTCGCGCCTTGGTGATTCGGGATGGTGAGCGAAAACGGATTGCGGGGCGAGAAGTTGTTAGGGGAGATATCTTAGTTCTAGCAGAAGGCGATCGCATATCTGCCGATGCAATGATGTTATCTTGCACAAATTTCTCAACCGATGAGTCATTATTAACCGGGGAATCCTTACCAGTCCGTAAAATTGCTGCTGCCTGTACTGTAGAAATGGCACGTCCAGGGGGCGATGATTTGCCCTTTGTATATTCTGGCACCTTAGTAGTTCAAGGACAGGGAATTGCTCAAGTCCAAGCGGTGGGCGCTCAAACAGAGATGGGCAAGATTGGCAACGCTTTGCAAAAAGTCAAGCCAGAACCGACTCCCTTACAACAGGAAATGACTCGGTTGGTGAGCCGTTTGTTTGGTATCGCTTTATTGTTGTGTGTGGCGATTGTAGTGATTTATGGAATCACGCGAGGAGATTGGCTTAAAGGATTCCTTGCGGGTATTACCTTAGCGATGGCAATTTTGCCGAATGAATTTCCGGTTGTCGTGACGATTTTCTTAGCATTAGGAGCTTGGCGCATTTCTCAGAAACACGTCTTAGCTCGTCGTGCTTCCGCCGTGGAAACCTTGGGTTCTGCAACGGTTCTGTGTGTGGATAAAACTGGGACACTAACCCTGAATCAGATGGCTGTACAACAGCTATTCGCATACAACCAGGCAGAAAACCCCCACCCATATAATTTGGAATTGCATTTACGCGAGTTGCTCCCCGAAGCATTTCATGAATTAGTCGAGTTTTGCATTTTGGCGAGTCAGAGAGATCCCTTTGATCCGATGGAGAAAGCATTTAAGCAATTGGGAGATCGCTATCTCGCACATACTGAACATCTGCATAACGATTGGATACTGTTACGAGAATATCCGCTTTCACCCCAGCTATTGGCAATGTCTCACGTTTGGCAATCAGCTGACGGACAACAGTATGAAATTGCAGCCAAAGGCGCGCCGGAAGCGATCGCGGATCTCTGTCATTTCACCCCCCAACAGCAGAAAATTCTTGCAGCCCAAATCAGTGAAATGGCAGATCAAGGATTGCGTGTATTAGGGGTTGCCAAAGCCTCTCTTGTTGATGCACCGCCCCCATTTTTACCGCCTCATCCCTCGCTCAATCCGCATCATTTACCCGACGAGCAACATGACTTTCCTTTTCAATTTCTCGGATTGGTAGGACTGTCTGATCCAGTGCGTCCAAATGTGGCGGCGGCGATTCAAGAGTGTTATACCGCAGGTATTCGAGTAGTCATGATTACGGGTGATTATCCCGGAACGGCTCAAACTATTGCCCGTCAGATTGGATTGATGCAAATGGGAGCTATTCTCACAGGCTCAGAATTGGATCTCATGAGTGACCTTGAACTCCAGCAGCGCATTCAAAGTACAAACATCTTTGCACGCGCTGTTCCCGAACAAAAACTGCGGTTAGTTAATGCTTTGAAATCCCAGGGTGAAGTCGTCGCCATGACTGGGGATGGTGTGAATGATGCCCCTGCGCTCAAATCTGCCCAAATTGGGATTGCGATGGGACAGCGAGGTACAGATGTTGCTCGTGAGTCTGCAGCTTTAGTGTTATTAGATGATGATTTTTCGTCCATCGTGCAAGCGGTGAAAATGGGACGGCGAATTTTTGATAATCTCCGCAAAGCAATGGCATATCTGCTGGCGATTCACATTCCCATTGCTGGGATGTCTTTAATTCCAGTTTTGTTTAAGTTGCCGTTAGTATTACTTCCCGTTCACGTTGCCTTTCTACATTTAATTATTGATCCAGCTTGCTCAATTGTTTTAGAAGCCGAACCCGCAGAAGCAACGGTGATGCAGCGTCCTCCCCGCAACCCCAAAGAACCATTATTTGGTAAGAAGACTTTGGCTTTGGCAATGCTACAAGGGTTAGGGATTTTAGCGATCGCTCTCGTCGTCTTTGTGGTTGCACTATATCGCAGACAAGGTGAACTTGATGCCCGTGCTTTAACTTTCACGACGTTGATTTTAGCAAATTTAGGACTAATTTTGAGCGAAAGTTCTTCATCTCGCCTCAGCCTCAAAATCTTGAAATCTCCCAATAATGCCCTTTGGTGGGTGATTGGTGGGGGACTGGCTTTTCTCGCCTTCGTGTTGTATGTTCCCTTCTTGCGTCAATTGTTTAGCTTCTCCTTCTTACACCCAATTGACCTGGCAATTTGTTTGGGCGGTGGGGCGATCGCTCTGCTTTGGTTTGAACAGTTAAAGTTTCTCAATCGACCCCAACGAATTATTCAATCCAAATCAAGAAAACCTATCCCAGAAAATCTTTGA
- a CDS encoding DUF4079 domain-containing protein, with protein sequence MSSEILAALKPYLSFFHPITMWILLVVALYVMYLGVQVRRTRLANGDIKKELVKGRFAIRHHQIGSILLALMVMGAIGGIMVTYFNNGKIVIGPHLFAGLGMVGLISTSAALVPFMQKHDWVRSIHVSLNLILLGLFSWQAVTGVQIVQKILSQMMKNVAA encoded by the coding sequence ATGAGTTCAGAAATTTTAGCGGCTCTCAAGCCCTATCTCAGCTTTTTTCACCCTATTACTATGTGGATCTTGCTGGTTGTTGCACTCTATGTCATGTACCTGGGTGTGCAAGTCCGACGGACGAGGCTGGCTAACGGAGATATCAAAAAAGAATTGGTGAAGGGTCGGTTCGCCATCCGCCATCACCAAATTGGTTCTATCCTCCTGGCATTGATGGTAATGGGTGCGATCGGGGGGATAATGGTAACCTACTTTAACAATGGCAAAATCGTGATTGGCCCTCATCTATTTGCTGGCTTAGGGATGGTGGGATTGATTTCTACTTCTGCGGCGTTAGTTCCCTTTATGCAGAAGCATGACTGGGTTCGTAGCATCCACGTTTCGCTGAATCTTATTCTGCTGGGATTGTTTAGCTGGCAAGCTGTGACGGGGGTGCAAATTGTGCAGAAGATTTTGAGCCAGATGATGAAGAATGTTGCAGCGTAA
- a CDS encoding transposase, which translates to MSNSTQLYSQVLGYLRQYSTYRDLRHLKTLAWMINGLICSGQLSLSAWEPYVDSYAKQAQSYERRWHRFLENIRINVEKIYLPLALLALKDWEKHRLYLALDTTMLWNRFCMIHISVVCCGRAIPLLWRVLEHNSATVAFKEYEVMLRKARWLLRRDSDIMILADRGFANHDFLSWLQKSNWHYCIRIPSDTCLHGVRRYPTHVKSIYPNRGQAAFYRNVGLWQDCLIRCNLVVAYPEVVSEHWAVVTDEEPALKTLHEYALRFCVEELFLDSKSGAFELEDSRIRDAESLERLYLIAALALLYSTTHGMAVQIAGLRTCVDPHWNRGLSYLKIGLRWLKGVIHKGRQLLTPIPLLSQDPQPSFASNKARQDDNLGICFSRIYSFNSWV; encoded by the coding sequence ATGTCAAACTCAACCCAACTTTATAGTCAGGTATTAGGATACTTACGTCAATACAGTACCTACCGTGATTTGCGTCATTTAAAAACTCTTGCTTGGATGATTAATGGGCTGATATGTAGTGGTCAGTTAAGTTTGAGCGCATGGGAACCATATGTAGACAGTTATGCCAAACAAGCTCAAAGCTACGAGCGCAGGTGGCATAGATTCCTTGAAAATATAAGGATTAACGTTGAAAAAATATACTTGCCATTGGCATTGTTGGCACTCAAAGACTGGGAAAAACATCGATTGTATTTGGCATTAGATACAACTATGCTTTGGAATCGTTTCTGCATGATTCACATCTCAGTGGTGTGTTGTGGGCGAGCAATCCCTTTATTGTGGAGAGTATTGGAACATAACAGTGCAACGGTTGCATTTAAGGAATACGAGGTGATGCTACGTAAAGCTAGGTGGTTACTACGCCGTGATTCCGATATTATGATACTTGCAGATAGGGGCTTTGCAAATCATGATTTCTTGAGTTGGTTGCAAAAAAGCAATTGGCATTACTGTATACGTATCCCAAGTGATACATGCTTGCATGGAGTTAGACGTTACCCAACACATGTAAAATCAATTTATCCAAATCGAGGACAAGCAGCTTTTTATCGTAACGTTGGACTGTGGCAAGATTGCCTAATTCGCTGTAATTTGGTAGTCGCCTATCCAGAAGTGGTATCCGAGCATTGGGCAGTTGTTACAGACGAAGAGCCAGCTTTAAAAACATTGCATGAGTATGCTTTGAGGTTCTGCGTAGAGGAACTATTTCTGGACAGTAAATCAGGTGCATTTGAACTCGAAGATTCTCGCATTCGTGATGCCGAATCTTTGGAGAGATTGTATTTGATTGCCGCCTTAGCTTTACTTTACAGTACAACCCACGGCATGGCTGTACAAATTGCTGGTTTACGTACTTGTGTTGACCCCCACTGGAATCGTGGTTTAAGTTATCTCAAGATTGGTTTGCGCTGGCTCAAAGGTGTTATTCACAAGGGACGACAATTACTCACCCCAATTCCTTTGTTATCACAAGATCCTCAACCAAGTTTTGCCTCCAATAAAGCTCGTCAAGATGACAATCTCGGAATATGCTTTTCTCGAATTTACTCCTTTAATTCCTGGGTTTGA
- a CDS encoding DsbA family protein — MVFFGRSLVTLPSHVSRPFLLKSLILLGFSEFCQAVSRWREKGGLQGYSNHVQEVAKKFDHISVHPDIWTKVTPFSSKSSHLFLHAIQLLEKKGLVEQNQQVFEKAIWAFREAFFTQLADISDRKVQFGIAEELKLPIAAIQAQIDSGEAYAELSKDFELVKEHTVTVSLGC; from the coding sequence ATGGTATTTTTTGGTAGAAGTCTGGTAACTTTACCATCTCATGTCTCTCGACCTTTTTTACTAAAATCCTTGATTTTGCTAGGCTTTTCAGAGTTCTGTCAGGCAGTCAGCCGATGGAGAGAAAAAGGGGGATTGCAAGGATATAGCAATCATGTCCAGGAGGTTGCGAAAAAGTTTGATCACATCAGCGTTCATCCTGATATTTGGACTAAGGTTACACCGTTTTCATCCAAATCCTCTCATTTGTTTCTCCATGCAATTCAATTACTAGAAAAAAAGGGTTTAGTAGAGCAAAATCAACAGGTATTTGAAAAAGCAATCTGGGCATTTCGGGAGGCATTTTTTACCCAACTGGCAGATATTTCTGACCGCAAAGTGCAATTTGGCATTGCAGAGGAGTTAAAACTGCCGATCGCAGCTATCCAAGCTCAGATCGATAGTGGTGAGGCTTATGCCGAGTTATCCAAGGATTTTGAATTAGTCAAAGAGCATACAGTTACAGTCAGCCTAGGCTGTTGA
- a CDS encoding response regulator transcription factor: MNRILIAEDEERLAAFMEKGFRKNGLMTVVASDGEETLQKLSDEVFEILLLDLGLPIKDGWTVLQELRSQGKDLPIIVVTALSDARNRTTALKLGANDYLTKPFKFSELLEKVQSYLS, from the coding sequence ATGAACCGCATACTGATTGCCGAAGATGAAGAGCGTTTAGCTGCATTTATGGAAAAAGGATTTCGCAAAAATGGATTAATGACGGTTGTTGCATCTGATGGAGAGGAGACTTTACAAAAATTAAGCGACGAAGTATTTGAAATCTTGTTACTCGATTTAGGTTTGCCAATTAAAGATGGTTGGACAGTTTTACAGGAACTTCGCAGTCAGGGTAAGGATTTACCGATTATCGTTGTCACCGCTCTTAGTGACGCTCGCAATCGAACTACAGCATTAAAGTTAGGTGCAAATGATTATTTAACTAAGCCATTTAAATTTAGCGAGTTGTTGGAAAAAGTTCAATCATACCTGAGTTAA